A segment of the Paracoccus suum genome:
GCAAGGTGATCCCGCCGGGCGCGCTGGTCGTCGGCTCGCCCGGACGTGTGGTGCGCCAACTGGACGATGCTGCACAGGCCGAGTTGCGCGCAAGCGCCCGGCGCTATCGCGAGAACGCGGCACGCTTTGGCGCCGGCCTCAGCCGTCTGGACGGTTGATGGACCGGCGGCTGATCGGCGCGTTCCTGACCGCGGTGCCGGTGCCGCTGCTTGCGGTTGACGAGCGTGCGCTGCTGATCGGCGCCAGCCCCGCGGCCGAGGCGATGCTGGGCCCCGCCGTCTTTGGTCGCCCTTTCGTGACCCTGATTCGCCAGCCTTCGGTCATCCGCGCGCTGGAATCGGTGCTCGACCCGGCTCGCCCGCAGGCGCCGCCCGATCCGGGCCTCTCGCCCGCCCCCACCGGCGGGCAGCGGCTGCGCGTCACGCTGCCGTGGGCGGGGCGCGATCACGCCTGCGAGGTCACCGTCGCCCCGCTGGCCATCGGCACGGGGCGCGGGGCACTCGTCGCTATCGAGGATCTGACGGCGCTGGAACAGGCCGAGCAGATGCGCCGCGAGTTCGTCGCCAACGTCAGCCACGAATTGCGCACGCCCCTGACCGCGCTGATGGGCTTCATCGAGACGTTGCGCGGCCCGGCGCGGGACGACGCCCCCGCGCGCGAGCGGTTCCTGGCGATCATGGAGCGCGAGGCCGGGCGCATGAACCGGCTAGTCGCCGACCTTCTGTCGCTGAGCCGGGTCGAGGCGAACGAGCGCCAGCGTCCCGCCGCGAGCGTGGATCTGGCCGGCCTGATCCGTGCGACAGTTGCGACCCTCGCTCCGGCGGCGGAGGCTGCGGGTGTGCGGCTGCGCACGGTCGCAGTCAACTCCCCCGTGATGGTGCCGGGCGATGCCGACCAGCTTGTGCAGGTGCTGCACAATCTGATCGAGAATGCGATCAAATATGGCGGCGGCACGGTCAGCGTGGCGCTGGAGCGAATTGCGCACGAGCCGGTGCTGCGCGGGCCCGCCTGGGCTATCACGGTCAGCGACACCGGCGACGGGATCGACCCGTTGCACCTGCCGCGGTTGACGGAGCGATTTTACCGCGTCGACACACACCGCGCCCGCGAGCAGGGTGGAACCGGCCTCGGCCTTGCGATCGTCAAGCATATCATCGGCCGTCACCGCGGCCGGCTGCGCATCGAAAGTGAACCGGGGAAGGGCAGCCGGTTCACGGCGGTCCTGCCGGAAAGCCAGGACGTCCGCCGCGGCTAGGCTGGGGCCGGAGGGCGCGCGCGGTGCATCTCCGTCCGACAGGCGGAGTAGCTACGCGAAGGCGGGAATGCTGCACCCCGACCCGTTAAGGGCCGAGGGGCCCCGCTCAGACGGCTTCGGCGAGACCCAGCTTCGCGACGAAAGCGCTGCGGTAGAGTTGCGACAACTCCGCCAATGGCGCCGCGTCACCGCCAAATGCTACCTGAGCGCCGCCAAAGCTGCCAATCCGCCGGACCGGAACGCTGGCGGAATTTGCCGCGGCCAGCAGGCTGTCGGCGTCGCCGGTCGTGCAGGCCACGAGATAGCGGGCCTGATCCTCACCGAACAGATCGGCGATCTCGCCGGCGTCCAGCGTGACGCCGGTCCGTCCCGCCTCGGCCATCTCGAAGGCCGCGAGGGCCAGACCGCCGTCCGACAGATCGGTGCAGGCCGACAGCAGCTTACGGTTCGCGAGGATGAACTCGCCATGTTTGCGCTCGGCAGACAGGTCCACCGGCGGGGCGTCGCCACTCTCGATCCCGAAGGCTTCGTAGGCGAGGGCGGACTGGCCCAGATGGCCGCGCGTCTCGCCGATCAGGATCGCGATATCGCCGTCCTCGGGCAGGCCCGCGATCAGGTCGTCCAGCCGGTCCAGCAGGCCGACGCCGCCGATGGTCGGGGTCGGCATGATGCCCGTGCCATCCGTCTCGTTATAGAGCGACACGTTGCCGGACACGATCGGGAAGTCGAGCGCGGTGCAGGCCTCGCCGATGCCCTGGATCGCACCGACCAACTGACCCATGATCGCCGGCTTTTCCGGGTTGCCGAAGTTCAGGTTGTCGGTCGCGGCGAGCGGCCGCGCGCCGACCGCAACCAGGTTGCGCCATGCCTCGGCAACGGCCTGACGGCCGCCCTGCACCGGGTTGGCGCGGACGTAGCGCGGGGTCACGTCGCTGGTGAAGGCAAGCGCCTTGTCTGTGCCATGGACCCGCACCACCCCGGCGCCGAGGCCGGGGCGGCGCACCGTGTCGGCGCCGACCTGGGTATCATACTGCTCCCACACCCAGGATTTGCAGGCGTGGTTCGGGCTGCCGATCAGCGCCTTCAGCGCCGCGATGGGCGTGATGGCGGGCAAGTCCGGCATGGCGCCCGCTGCGGGGGTAGGGGTCCACGGCCGGTCGTATTCCGGCGCCGACGAGGCCAGCTTCGACAGCGGCAGGTCGGCCATGACCGAATTGCCGAGCATTATCAGGAACCGGTCCTCGGCAATCGTCTCGCCCACGACGGCGAAATCAAGGTCCCATTTCTCGAAGATGGCGCGCGCCTCGGCCTCTTTCTCGGGCTTGAGGACCATGAGCATGCGCTCCTGGCTCTCGGACAGCATCATCTCGTAGGCGGTCATCGCCGGCTCGCGGACCGGCACGCGGTCCAGATCGAGCCGGATGCCGAGGCCGCCCTTGTCGCCCATCTCGACCGCCGAACAGGTCAGGCCCGCCGCGCCCATGTCCTGGATCGAGATGACGCTGTCCGAGGCCATCAGTTCGAGGCAGGCCTCGAGCAGGCATTTCTCGGTGAAGGGATCGCCCACCTGCACCGTGGGACGCTTTTCCTCGATGCTGTCGTCGAACTCGGCACTGGCCATGGTCGCACCGCCGACGCCATCGCGGCCGGTCTTGGCGCCGAGATAGACGACTGGCATGCCGACGCCCGAAGCGGCGGAATAGAAGATGCGGTCCGCCGGGGCGATACCGGCGGCAAAGGCGTTCACGAGGCAGTTTCCGTCATAGCTGGAATGAAAGCGCACCTCGCCGCCGACGTTGGGCACGCCAAAGGCGTTGCCATAGCCGCCGATCCCCTCGACCACGCCGCGCACCAGATGGGCGGTCTTGGGATGGTCGGGGCGGCCAAAGGACAGCGCGTCCATCGCCGCCACCGGCCGCGCGCCCATGGTGAACACATCACGCAGGATGCCGCCGACGCCCGTCGCGGCGCCCTGATACGGCTCGATATAGCTGGGATGGTTGTGGCTCTCCATCTTGAAGACCACGGCGAGGCCGTCGCCGATATCAACCACGCCGGCATTTTCTCCGGGGCCGCAGATCACCTGCGGGCCGGTGGTCGGCAGGGTGCGCAGCCAGCGTTTGCTCGACTTGTAGCTGCAATGCTCGTTCCACATCGCGGAAAAGATGCCGAGTTCCGTGAACGTCGGCGCGCGGCCCAGCAACTCGAGGATGCGTGCATATTCATCGGGCTTGAGGCCATGGGCGGTGATCAGTTCCGGCGTGATCTGTGGCTCTGACATGACCCGTTGCCCCCTTTTGGCCGCAACACGCGGCGCCTCCAAGCGCCGCGGTTCTAGCCTGCCCGAGGGGGTGGGGGAAAGGGCCCGGAAGGGTTCAGACGGTCCGACTGGATTTGCGTGTCAAGCCGCTGGACGCAGGCCAAAAAAAAGCCGGGCACGAGGCCCGGCCTAAGTCCAACAGGGAGGTGAAGCCAAGGGGTCGGTCGCCCGACCCATCGCCTTCACGAAATGAGATATGGCGAGAGGGGCGCCGCATCAAGGCGTGGGTGTGCGTGCCAGGGGCAAACCCGCTATGCGTGTCCGGTATGGCTCTCGCCCTCGGCCACCAGAGCGTGCTGGACGCGGCGCCAGGCCTGGATTTCCTCCAGCACGAAATCGCGGAACGCAGTGACCCGGCGCGAGGCGCGCAGTTCCTCCGGAAAGGCAAGGAAAACCGGGACTTCGCCGGATTCCACGTCCGCCAGAACGCGCACTAGGCGGTTGGGAAAATCATTGGTCAGGTAGTCCGGCAGGATGCCGATCCCGACCTGCGACAGCACGGCCTGCAGCACGCCGAAGTAATTGTTCACCGCCAAGGTCGAGCGCGGATTTTGCGCGAGCAGCGTCTGCACGAGGCTGGCCCCCGCAGACACCTGCGGCGTCGTCGGATTCTGGCAAATGATACGGTGCGTCGCGAGGTCCGAGAGCTGTTCGGGGATGCCGTTCTCGGCCAAGTATTCGGGGGTGGCATAAAGCCGCATGCGGATGTTCAGCAGCCGGCGGCGGATCAGGTCGGACTGCGACGGCTCTTTCATGCGGATCGCGACATCGGCCTCGCGCATGGGCAGGTCCAGCACCCGTTCCTCGAGCATCAGATCGATCTTGAGGTCCGGGTAGCGCGCGTAAAGGCGCGGCAGGCGCGGCACCAGCCACAGCGTGCCGAAGCCGGTCGCGGTCGTGACCTTCAATTCGCCGAAGACATGCTCCTCGCTGTCGCGGATGCGGGCCGAGGCGGTATCAAGCCGCTTGGTGATGCTGCGCGTCGCCTCGAACAGCAACTCGCCCTGCTCGGTCAGGATCAGCCCGCGCGCATGGCGGTGAAAGAGAGTCGTCGACAGTGATTCTTCCAGCGCCCGGATTTGCCGGCTGACCGCAGATTGCGACAGATGCAGCGCGTCGCCGGCATGGGTCAGGCTGCCGGCGTCCGCAACCGCGTGAAAGATTCTCAGCTTGTCCCAGTCCATTGCTTTGCGATCCTTGCGGGGCAGGCTTGCGTTCGGTGCAATCCTTACCATTGCGATTGTCGCTAGCGAAACAGGAAGTTTGCGCTTTGTGGGTCACAGTTTCTGACCTATACTTGAGCGATCATAACGCTGGGGAGGGCGGAATGAGCAAACACGCCGAGTTTTCACTCGCCGACCGTTTTGACCTCACCAAGCGCAGCGTCCTGCTGAACGGCACCCAGGCCCTTGTCCGGTTGATGCTGATGCAGGCCGCGCGCGATCGGGCCGCAGGTCTGGACACCGCGGGCTTCGTCACCGGCTACCGCGGCAGCCCGCTGGGCGGGGTCGATCTGCAGATGGCCCGCCAGAAGAAAGAGCTGGCGGCCGCCAATATCCTGTTCCAGCCGGGCCTGAACGAGGACCTGGCCGCGACAGCCATCTGGGGCAGCCAGCAGGCCGAGTTGCGCGGCGAGGGGCGCCATCAGGGCGTCTTCGCTCTGTGGTATGGCAAGGGGCCGGGCGTCGACCGCTCGGGCGACGTCATGCGCCATGGAAACATGGCCGGCAGCAGCCGCTATGGCGGCGTCATCATGGCCATGGGCGACGACCACACCGGCGAGAGCAGCACGGTGCTGCACCAGTCCGACTGGGCCATGGTCGATGCCTATATGCCCGTGCTGTCCCCGGCCGGGGTGCAGGAAATCCTCGACTACGGCCTTTACGGCTATGCCTTGTCGCGCTTCTCCGGCCTGTGGGTTGGCCTGAAGACGATGAAGGACACGGTGGAGGCGACCAGCGTCGTCGATGGCGATCCGATGCGGCTTTCTTTCGTTACGCCAGCCGATTTCCCGATGCCCGAAGGCGGCCTGAACATCCGTCTCGGCGATACGCCGGTCATCCAGGAAGCGCGGATGATCGACCACAAGCGCTTTGCGGCCGAGGCGTTCAGCCGCGCCAACCGCATGGACAAGCGGATGTGGGGCAAGCCTGGGGCCAAGCTGGGCTTTGTGGCGGCGGGCAAGAACTGGCTGGACCTGGTCCACGCCTTTGGCCTGCTCGGCATCGACGAGGCCGAGGCCGAGCGGCTCGGCATCACCCTCTACAAGGTCGGCCAGACCTGGCCGCTGGACATGGTCAGCTTTCACGACTGGGCCGAGGGACTGGCTGTCATCACCGTGGTCGAGGAAAAGCGCAAGCTGATCGAGGTCCAGGTCAAGGAAGCGATCTTCGACGACCGGCGCGGCCGTGTTCTGGGCTGGAAGCACGACCGGACCCATGAAGAACTGTTCCCGACCCGCTATGCGCTGGACCCGGTCGGCATCGCCGAAAAGATCGGCGGCATCCTGATCGAGGAAGGCCGTGGTACCGACGCGCTGCGCGCCGGGCTGGACCGCATCCGCGAGGCGCGCCGCGCCGACAACGCGCCCGAGATCGCCGCCCGCACGCCGTGGTTCTGCTCGGGCTGCCCGCACAACACCAGCACCCGTCTGCCCGAGGGCAGCCGCGCCTATGCCGGCATCGGCTGTCACTACATGGTGCAGTGGATGGGCCGCGAGACCAACGGCTTCACCCATATGGGCGGCGAGGGCGTGAACTGGGTCGGCGAGGCGCCCTTCAGCAAAAGAAAGCACGTCTTTCAGAATCTTGGCGACGGAACCTACAACCATTCAGGTAGCCTCGCGATCCGCGCGGCGCTCGCCGCCGGGACCAACATCACCTACAAGATTCTGTTCAACGACGCCGTCGCCATGACCGGCGGCCAGCCGAACGAGGGCGGGCTGACCGCCGCCCAGATCGCACGCGAGTTGACCGCCATGGGCGTCGATCCGGTGATCGTCGTGCATGACGAGAAAGAGGATGTCCGCGCCGACGACTTCCCCGGCCTGATCCTGCGTCCGCGCAGCGAGTTGATGGCCACCCAGCGCGAGCTTGAGGAGGCGCCGGGCGTCAGCGCGATCCTCTATATCCAGACCTGCGCCGCGGAAAAACGCCGTCGCCGCAAGAAGGGTGCCTTTCCCGACCCCGACACCCGCATCTGGATCAACCCCGAGGTCTGTGAGGGCTGCGGCGATTGCAGCGTCCAGTCAAACTGCGTCAGCGTGGTGCCGCTGGACACTGCGCTGGGCCGCAAGCGTGCCATCGACCAGTCGTCCTGCAACAAGGATTACAGCTGCGTCAAAGGCTTCTGCCCCTCCTTTGTCAGCGTCCATGGCGGCAAGCCGCGCAAGCCGGCGGCTGCTGCGTTCGATCTGCCCGACCTGCCGCATCCGGTGATGCCGGCGATCCATGGCACCCATAACATCGTCATTACCGGTGTTGGCGGCACTGGCGTCGTGACCATCGGCGCAGTGCTGGCGCAGGCTGCCCAACTGGACGGCAAGGGCGCGGGCATGATGGAGATGGCGGGCCTCGCCCAGAAGGGCGGCGCTGTGCATATCCACCTGCGTCTTGCCGAAAAACCTTCCGACATAAGCGCCATCCGCGTCGCGGTGGGCGAGGCGGATTGCGTCATCGGCGGCGATCTGGTGGTCACCGCCGGGGCCCGCACCCTTGGACTAATGACCACCGGCCGCACCGGGGCCGTGGTCAACGACCATGAGATCATCACTGGCGAGTTCACCCGCGACCGCGATTTCCGCCTGCCCTCGGGGCGCCTCAAGCTCAGCCTCGAGGCGCGGCTAAAGGATCGGCTGGCCTTCTTCGACGCCTCGCAACTGGCGCTGAAGCTGATGGGGGATTCGATCTATTCCAACATGATCGTCACCGGTGCGGCCTGGCAGCGCGGGCTGATCCCGCTGTCCGAGGTGGCGATCCTGCGCGCAATCGAGATGAACGGCGCCCAGGTTGCGGCCAATCAGCGCGCCTTCCAGATCGGCCGCTGGGCGGTGATCCACCCGGCGGACGTGGCGGCCGTGATTGCCCCGCCGGCGGCCGACACGCCTGCCGATCCGGTCGCCGACCGTGCCGCCCGGCTGGTGGGTTACCAGAACGAGGCGCTCGCCCGACGATTCATGGCGCTGGTCGATGCGGCGCCCCCGGCGCTGCGCGGCGATGTCGCCGAGGGCTATTACAAGCTGCTGGCCTACAAGGACGAATACGAGGTCGCGCGCCTGCACCTACAGACTGCCGCCCGGGTCGCCGAAAGTTTCGAGGGTGATGTCCGCCTGTCGTTCCATCTGGCCCCGCCGGTCCTGCCGGGACGCGATGCAGACGGGCGGCCGAAAAAGCGGACTTTCGGGCCGTGGATGCTGCCGGTGTTCCGCGCGCTCGCCAGCCTCAAGGGCCTGCGCGGCACGCCGCTCGACCCCTTTGGTTACCTCGGTGAGCGTCGGCGCGAGCGTCAGGCGATCAGCGATTACGAGGCGATGATGCGCGAGGTGTTGCCGGCCGTCACCCCGGCCACCGAGGGTATTGCGCGCGAACTGGCGCGCCTGCCGCTGGAGGTGAAGGGCTACGGCATGATCAAGGACGCCGCCGCCGAAAAGGCCTCCGACCGGGCCGCCGAACTGCTGGCCGCGTTCCGCACCGGCGGCACGCCCCTGCGTCACGCGGCTGAATAAAGGGTCGCGGGGCGGTGGCGCTTGGAGCGGCGAAACTGTCACGCCAAGCCTTTCGCAAGCGCCCGCAAGGTCATTTCCTTTGCACCGCCCGCGTCCTAGAGAGGGCGCGCATAGGCGGAGGGGTGTCTCATGGCGGTCGGCGTTTTCGATTCGGGCCTTGGCGGGCTGACCGTGCTTTCGGCGATCCGCGAGGCCATGCCGGAGCTGCCGCTGGTTTATCTGGGCGATAACGCCCACGCCCCCTATGGCTCCCGCCCGGCGCAGGAAATCTATGACCTGACCTGCGCCTCGGTCGAGCGGCTCTGGGCCGAAGGCTGCGATCTGGTCATTCTGGCCTGCAACACCGCCAGTGCCGTCGCCCTCAAGCGCATGCAGGAAACCTGGATCCCGGACGACAAGCGCGTGCTTGGTGTGTTCGTCCCGCTGATCGAGGCGCTGACCGAGCGGCAATGGGGCGACAGCTCGCCCCCGCGGCAGGTCGCGGTGCAGCATGTGGCACTGTTCGCGACGCCTGCAACCGTCGCCAGCCGGGCCTTCCAGCGCGAACTCGCGTTCCGGGCGGTCGGCGTCGATGTCGAGGGCCAGCCCTGCGGCGGCGTTGTCGATGCCATCGAGGAAGGAGACGAGATCCTCGCCGAAGCCCTGGTCACCAGCCATGTCGAGGCGCTGAAGCGGCGCATGCCGCATCCGCAGGCCGCGGTCCTCGGCTGCACCCATTTCCCGCTGATGGAGCGCGCCTTCCAGGCCGCGCTCGGGCC
Coding sequences within it:
- a CDS encoding indolepyruvate ferredoxin oxidoreductase family protein — its product is MSKHAEFSLADRFDLTKRSVLLNGTQALVRLMLMQAARDRAAGLDTAGFVTGYRGSPLGGVDLQMARQKKELAAANILFQPGLNEDLAATAIWGSQQAELRGEGRHQGVFALWYGKGPGVDRSGDVMRHGNMAGSSRYGGVIMAMGDDHTGESSTVLHQSDWAMVDAYMPVLSPAGVQEILDYGLYGYALSRFSGLWVGLKTMKDTVEATSVVDGDPMRLSFVTPADFPMPEGGLNIRLGDTPVIQEARMIDHKRFAAEAFSRANRMDKRMWGKPGAKLGFVAAGKNWLDLVHAFGLLGIDEAEAERLGITLYKVGQTWPLDMVSFHDWAEGLAVITVVEEKRKLIEVQVKEAIFDDRRGRVLGWKHDRTHEELFPTRYALDPVGIAEKIGGILIEEGRGTDALRAGLDRIREARRADNAPEIAARTPWFCSGCPHNTSTRLPEGSRAYAGIGCHYMVQWMGRETNGFTHMGGEGVNWVGEAPFSKRKHVFQNLGDGTYNHSGSLAIRAALAAGTNITYKILFNDAVAMTGGQPNEGGLTAAQIARELTAMGVDPVIVVHDEKEDVRADDFPGLILRPRSELMATQRELEEAPGVSAILYIQTCAAEKRRRRKKGAFPDPDTRIWINPEVCEGCGDCSVQSNCVSVVPLDTALGRKRAIDQSSCNKDYSCVKGFCPSFVSVHGGKPRKPAAAAFDLPDLPHPVMPAIHGTHNIVITGVGGTGVVTIGAVLAQAAQLDGKGAGMMEMAGLAQKGGAVHIHLRLAEKPSDISAIRVAVGEADCVIGGDLVVTAGARTLGLMTTGRTGAVVNDHEIITGEFTRDRDFRLPSGRLKLSLEARLKDRLAFFDASQLALKLMGDSIYSNMIVTGAAWQRGLIPLSEVAILRAIEMNGAQVAANQRAFQIGRWAVIHPADVAAVIAPPAADTPADPVADRAARLVGYQNEALARRFMALVDAAPPALRGDVAEGYYKLLAYKDEYEVARLHLQTAARVAESFEGDVRLSFHLAPPVLPGRDADGRPKKRTFGPWMLPVFRALASLKGLRGTPLDPFGYLGERRRERQAISDYEAMMREVLPAVTPATEGIARELARLPLEVKGYGMIKDAAAEKASDRAAELLAAFRTGGTPLRHAAE
- a CDS encoding LysR family transcriptional regulator; the protein is MDWDKLRIFHAVADAGSLTHAGDALHLSQSAVSRQIRALEESLSTTLFHRHARGLILTEQGELLFEATRSITKRLDTASARIRDSEEHVFGELKVTTATGFGTLWLVPRLPRLYARYPDLKIDLMLEERVLDLPMREADVAIRMKEPSQSDLIRRRLLNIRMRLYATPEYLAENGIPEQLSDLATHRIICQNPTTPQVSAGASLVQTLLAQNPRSTLAVNNYFGVLQAVLSQVGIGILPDYLTNDFPNRLVRVLADVESGEVPVFLAFPEELRASRRVTAFRDFVLEEIQAWRRVQHALVAEGESHTGHA
- a CDS encoding sensor histidine kinase translates to MDRRLIGAFLTAVPVPLLAVDERALLIGASPAAEAMLGPAVFGRPFVTLIRQPSVIRALESVLDPARPQAPPDPGLSPAPTGGQRLRVTLPWAGRDHACEVTVAPLAIGTGRGALVAIEDLTALEQAEQMRREFVANVSHELRTPLTALMGFIETLRGPARDDAPARERFLAIMEREAGRMNRLVADLLSLSRVEANERQRPAASVDLAGLIRATVATLAPAAEAAGVRLRTVAVNSPVMVPGDADQLVQVLHNLIENAIKYGGGTVSVALERIAHEPVLRGPAWAITVSDTGDGIDPLHLPRLTERFYRVDTHRAREQGGTGLGLAIVKHIIGRHRGRLRIESEPGKGSRFTAVLPESQDVRRG
- the purL gene encoding phosphoribosylformylglycinamidine synthase subunit PurL, with the translated sequence MSEPQITPELITAHGLKPDEYARILELLGRAPTFTELGIFSAMWNEHCSYKSSKRWLRTLPTTGPQVICGPGENAGVVDIGDGLAVVFKMESHNHPSYIEPYQGAATGVGGILRDVFTMGARPVAAMDALSFGRPDHPKTAHLVRGVVEGIGGYGNAFGVPNVGGEVRFHSSYDGNCLVNAFAAGIAPADRIFYSAASGVGMPVVYLGAKTGRDGVGGATMASAEFDDSIEEKRPTVQVGDPFTEKCLLEACLELMASDSVISIQDMGAAGLTCSAVEMGDKGGLGIRLDLDRVPVREPAMTAYEMMLSESQERMLMVLKPEKEAEARAIFEKWDLDFAVVGETIAEDRFLIMLGNSVMADLPLSKLASSAPEYDRPWTPTPAAGAMPDLPAITPIAALKALIGSPNHACKSWVWEQYDTQVGADTVRRPGLGAGVVRVHGTDKALAFTSDVTPRYVRANPVQGGRQAVAEAWRNLVAVGARPLAATDNLNFGNPEKPAIMGQLVGAIQGIGEACTALDFPIVSGNVSLYNETDGTGIMPTPTIGGVGLLDRLDDLIAGLPEDGDIAILIGETRGHLGQSALAYEAFGIESGDAPPVDLSAERKHGEFILANRKLLSACTDLSDGGLALAAFEMAEAGRTGVTLDAGEIADLFGEDQARYLVACTTGDADSLLAAANSASVPVRRIGSFGGAQVAFGGDAAPLAELSQLYRSAFVAKLGLAEAV
- a CDS encoding glutamate racemase encodes the protein MAVGVFDSGLGGLTVLSAIREAMPELPLVYLGDNAHAPYGSRPAQEIYDLTCASVERLWAEGCDLVILACNTASAVALKRMQETWIPDDKRVLGVFVPLIEALTERQWGDSSPPRQVAVQHVALFATPATVASRAFQRELAFRAVGVDVEGQPCGGVVDAIEEGDEILAEALVTSHVEALKRRMPHPQAAVLGCTHFPLMERAFQAALGPGVRVLSQPRLVAASLKDYLDRRPEFIGAGSETRFLTTGDPARVSTKATQFLRQPIAFEAA